A window of Mucilaginibacter robiniae genomic DNA:
AACTAAGCGCTTGCAAAATTTAAGTAAAGCGCGCTTACAGGTTGAACGTGCCGATTTAGATATTGTTAATGCCCGCAATCAGATCAATACTGAATATGTACAGGCTTTGGCCAATTACAAGTCGAACTATTCGGATTATCAATTATTGAAGCAAAACGTGGCTTTAGCTAAAGATGTGTATAATGTAATTAGCCTGCAGTATCGGGAAGGTATCAAAGCTTACCTGGATGTATTAAATGCTCAGGCTGATTTGCGAACTTCTGAGCTGAACTATTATAATGCGCTTTTTCAACTGCTGTCTAGTAAAATTGATTTGCAAAGAGCTTTAGGTACTTTACCAGTTAGATAAATTTAACATGATAAAATTGAAATATACTTTTTGGGCTGCACCTTTATTGGCGCTGACCTGGACAGCATGTAAACACCAAGATAAAAATGCTTCGGCTGCTCCACCACCAACATCGGTAAGTGTTGCAACTGCAGAAGCAGCCAGCGCTATATACTATAACCAATATCAGGCTACCGTAGTGGCATTAAATAGTGTAGAGCTGCGGGCACAAGTTGCCGGGTTTATTACAGGTATATTCTTCAAAGAGGGAGAGGTAGTGCCTAAGGGTAAACTTTTATACGAAATTGACCGTCGGAAGTATGAGGCAGCTTACCAGCAGGCCCGGGCTAATTTATCTAGTGCCCAAGCTAATCTGGTTAAAGCCCAGAAAGATGCCGATCGTTATACCTTTTTGTTAAGGCAAGATGCTGTGGCGCGACAAACTTATGATCAGTCTGTAGCTGCATTGGCTACTGCCCGCAGTCAGGTTGATGTAGCTCGTGCGGGTGTTACATCTGCACTAACAGATTTGTCTTATTCAGTGATAAAAGCGCCATTTACTGGCCGTATTGGTATATCGCAGGTAAAATTAGGCGCGGAAGTTTCAATTGGCTCTACACTGCTAAATACTATTTCCAGTGAAAACCCAATGGGGGTAGATATTGTGGTGAACGAACAGGACATTAACCGATATTATAAATTACAACGACATAGTACTGATTCTACCTTTCGTTTGCAACTCAGCGACGGAATTATGTATAAGCAAAGAGGAAAAATAT
This region includes:
- a CDS encoding efflux RND transporter periplasmic adaptor subunit, producing MIKLKYTFWAAPLLALTWTACKHQDKNASAAPPPTSVSVATAEAASAIYYNQYQATVVALNSVELRAQVAGFITGIFFKEGEVVPKGKLLYEIDRRKYEAAYQQARANLSSAQANLVKAQKDADRYTFLLRQDAVARQTYDQSVAALATARSQVDVARAGVTSALTDLSYSVIKAPFTGRIGISQVKLGAEVSIGSTLLNTISSENPMGVDIVVNEQDINRYYKLQRHSTDSTFRLQLSDGIMYKQRGKIFAIDRGVNNQTGTIKVRVEFSNPRDSLKDGMSGVLNVLNNESGSRIQIPYKAVSEQMGEFFVFVAQDTIAHQIKVKLGPRINDKVVVMSGLNAGEKVITDGFQRLREGGRITLGPPPAAQQSAGGKQGRQDNVQQSSGSSQSAEKPNQNQQQSK